In the Solibacillus sp. FSL K6-1523 genome, one interval contains:
- a CDS encoding SDR family NAD(P)-dependent oxidoreductase gives MKKAIFITGATSGIGLEMTKQLIAQGHTVYATGRNQSALNSLEHLGAVAIQADLRNSVDIDRIVNLLPAIDVAILNAGLGYFANAFDLRDEEVDQMLELNVKAPIYLAKRLAPRMIERKSGHFIFVGSQAGKVATKKASVYAASKHAITGFVNGLRLELAEYKIVVTGIYPGPIDTPFLQKADATNAYRDAISKFLIQPSKVANEVVKAIETRPREVNLPRILGVTSKMYAVAPKVVEFLGSGFFNKK, from the coding sequence ATGAAGAAAGCAATCTTTATTACAGGGGCGACGAGTGGAATTGGGTTAGAAATGACAAAGCAATTGATTGCACAAGGGCATACGGTTTATGCAACAGGTCGAAATCAGAGTGCATTAAACTCATTGGAGCATTTAGGTGCGGTCGCTATTCAGGCAGACCTACGCAATTCGGTTGATATTGACCGTATCGTTAACTTACTACCTGCGATTGACGTGGCCATTTTAAATGCCGGTTTAGGCTATTTTGCGAACGCTTTTGATTTGCGAGATGAAGAAGTTGATCAAATGCTGGAACTCAACGTAAAGGCGCCGATTTATTTAGCGAAGCGTTTAGCACCTCGAATGATAGAGCGAAAAAGTGGTCATTTTATTTTCGTCGGTTCACAGGCGGGAAAAGTGGCAACAAAAAAAGCGAGTGTTTATGCAGCGAGTAAGCATGCAATTACGGGGTTCGTCAATGGGTTACGCTTGGAGCTTGCTGAATACAAGATTGTAGTTACTGGTATCTACCCTGGACCAATTGATACCCCATTTTTACAAAAAGCGGATGCGACCAATGCTTATCGCGATGCTATTAGTAAATTTTTGATCCAGCCAAGTAAAGTAGCAAATGAAGTTGTCAAAGCAATCGAAACGAGGCCGCGAGAAGTAAATTTACCGCGCATCCTCGGAGTCACGAGTAAAATGTATGCAGTAGCCCCAAAAGTGGTGGAGTTTTTAGGTAGTGGTTTTTTTAATAAAAAATAA
- a CDS encoding DUF6583 family protein: MKKSVMIGIIVAVLALGGGATAFFMFNKSAKQQYFLAETKTMEKSIELFQQKYANEFAWYDKSKNDMTEYVMELSANPGEDIFGILDPQMVDIIENSSIKMTTQSDMKKGEILAKLDANVMDIEFNDFIMYFTTEKLLVSVPFLKDTIQLNDKDFGNVMRMIDPSYEGQETIGLDQMVGQNPVYSDEVSEHLKKEYLMYFYNELPEDAFTIGSNEEVTVGDKKLTGEKVTMKLTEQQVKDLFVKVLEKAKKDDKLDDLIKTMYEQSSGMAVSTLDIDFSKEMDTMFEDMIQGIKDASMPNGLTSEIWHQKDLIVQRHFEMSFGEDKVVIDGKQSIEDAQQIFEYALGDGTDKVTVTGDLTWKDQKALDTVTVKVDGEAGVLQYDGDESLKGDTRTFTRTITFDDDYSNFAMDWSGEAKHEKDQMKVDHQFVIAMDDSDLLDLNVNQTAKVIKEVKFDAGENVINIGEMDQEAFDKYFNETLYEQAENWMAIKFLEFENLF; the protein is encoded by the coding sequence ATGAAAAAAAGCGTTATGATTGGAATTATTGTGGCAGTGCTTGCACTTGGTGGAGGGGCAACAGCCTTTTTCATGTTTAACAAATCGGCAAAGCAGCAATATTTCCTTGCAGAAACAAAAACGATGGAAAAATCAATTGAGCTTTTCCAACAGAAGTATGCCAATGAATTTGCATGGTATGATAAATCGAAAAATGATATGACGGAATATGTGATGGAATTATCGGCAAATCCAGGTGAAGATATATTCGGTATTTTAGATCCACAAATGGTTGATATTATTGAAAACTCTTCAATAAAAATGACGACGCAATCGGATATGAAAAAAGGTGAAATCCTGGCAAAGCTCGATGCGAATGTGATGGATATTGAATTTAACGATTTTATTATGTATTTTACTACTGAAAAATTACTCGTTTCAGTTCCATTTTTAAAAGATACAATTCAATTGAATGACAAAGATTTTGGAAATGTAATGCGTATGATCGATCCAAGCTATGAGGGTCAAGAAACAATAGGGCTGGATCAAATGGTGGGGCAAAACCCTGTATATTCAGACGAAGTGTCAGAGCATTTGAAAAAGGAATATTTGATGTATTTCTATAATGAACTTCCTGAAGATGCCTTCACAATTGGGAGTAACGAAGAAGTAACAGTTGGCGATAAAAAGCTAACGGGTGAAAAGGTTACAATGAAATTAACAGAGCAACAAGTGAAAGATCTATTTGTGAAAGTGTTAGAAAAAGCGAAAAAAGATGATAAGTTAGATGATTTAATAAAAACAATGTATGAGCAAAGTTCTGGTATGGCTGTATCGACACTTGATATCGATTTCTCAAAAGAGATGGATACAATGTTTGAAGATATGATTCAAGGAATTAAAGATGCAAGCATGCCAAATGGTTTAACTTCAGAAATATGGCATCAAAAAGATTTAATTGTTCAACGTCATTTTGAAATGTCATTTGGAGAAGATAAAGTTGTCATTGATGGCAAACAGTCAATAGAAGATGCACAACAAATTTTTGAATATGCACTTGGTGATGGAACGGATAAAGTGACTGTTACAGGTGATTTAACTTGGAAAGACCAAAAAGCATTAGATACCGTTACTGTGAAAGTGGACGGAGAAGCTGGAGTCCTACAATACGACGGGGATGAATCATTAAAAGGGGATACGCGTACTTTTACAAGAACGATTACATTTGATGATGACTATTCAAACTTCGCGATGGATTGGTCAGGAGAAGCAAAGCATGAAAAGGATCAAATGAAGGTGGATCATCAGTTTGTCATTGCAATGGATGACAGCGATTTACTTGATCTCAATGTAAACCAAACGGCAAAAGTCATTAAAGAAGTGAAATTTGATGCGGGCGAAAACGTAATCAACATTGGTGAAATGGACCAAGAAGCATTCGATAAGTATTTTAATGAAACTTTATACGAACAGGCAGAAAATTGGATGGCGATTAAGTTCCTTGAATTTGAAAATCTGTTCTAA
- a CDS encoding ABC transporter permease → MKNFVFFTHQYLKQMKKKWWKLLLLFVFPLMIIALSILAITPFLLQNEQQKISIAIVNEDSASESQLLTQLIVTILKENTYVQAELLSMEEAEMRIKQNDSTAAIIFPSNFATDLYEGTSVKLYVLGNPEEKTQSMVVNELVETIARYIASAQANILTVYHYAKDTSISPEELENLKLELLMDFTFYTMGKSKILREYEWVLQPFENPMHYFSFAILFCLTIIWSILLFVFLSKQTSKSLQVRLKLAGVAFWQEHVARIFTTFMTVFLLSNVFFVIGLAQLEAHYFALDYMRIFLFVSLLILLTIVLCAIFDVIFHSGKIKLLISLLLCVFLIAVSGAIFPTIYFPYSMQQLFPYFYPFDIWKWLTDLIFEERNYASYTKSGLLLLLAFALYSSIIYIKGRLAR, encoded by the coding sequence ATGAAAAACTTTGTATTTTTCACACATCAATACTTGAAACAAATGAAGAAGAAGTGGTGGAAACTGCTTCTTCTTTTCGTGTTTCCATTGATGATAATTGCACTTTCCATCCTAGCAATAACACCGTTCTTATTGCAAAATGAACAGCAGAAAATATCGATTGCCATTGTCAATGAAGATTCTGCGAGTGAAAGTCAGCTTTTAACACAATTGATTGTGACAATTTTGAAAGAAAATACATATGTACAGGCAGAGCTTCTCTCAATGGAAGAAGCCGAAATGCGGATAAAACAAAATGACAGTACGGCTGCGATTATTTTTCCAAGTAATTTTGCTACGGATTTATATGAAGGCACTTCCGTAAAACTTTACGTGCTCGGCAACCCCGAAGAAAAAACGCAAAGTATGGTCGTCAATGAACTTGTAGAAACGATTGCTCGCTATATTGCATCTGCACAGGCAAATATTTTGACGGTGTATCATTATGCGAAAGATACATCGATTTCACCCGAAGAGCTAGAAAATTTGAAGCTTGAGCTCTTAATGGATTTTACATTTTATACAATGGGGAAAAGCAAGATTTTACGTGAATATGAATGGGTTTTGCAGCCATTTGAAAATCCAATGCATTACTTCTCTTTTGCTATTTTATTTTGTTTAACAATCATTTGGTCGATTTTACTGTTTGTATTTCTATCGAAGCAAACATCGAAAAGCTTACAAGTACGCTTAAAATTGGCCGGTGTTGCATTTTGGCAGGAGCATGTTGCGCGGATTTTCACGACGTTTATGACTGTGTTTCTCCTTTCGAATGTCTTTTTCGTTATCGGACTTGCGCAATTGGAGGCCCATTATTTTGCGCTAGATTATATGAGGATTTTCCTATTTGTCAGCTTGCTTATCCTGCTAACAATCGTTTTATGTGCCATTTTCGATGTTATTTTCCATTCGGGTAAAATAAAACTACTCATTTCGTTACTTTTATGCGTGTTTCTTATAGCTGTCAGTGGGGCAATTTTCCCGACAATCTATTTCCCTTATAGTATGCAGCAACTGTTCCCGTATTTTTATCCATTTGATATTTGGAAATGGTTGACGGATCTTATTTTTGAAGAGCGTAATTATGCATCTTATACAAAAAGTGGATTGCTGCTCCTGTTAGCATTCGCTTTGTATAGTAGCATTATTTATATAAAAGGGAGGTTGGCACGTTGA
- a CDS encoding ABC transporter permease, with the protein MKTFLFTRMLLLKRHSLSILLWLFMPLILTVVIVHWGNAAAQDAQIPIAIVDEDNSELSQAFIQELQQIDLLTIQLMSKQKALYALEKNQLDSVFIIKRNFEKQLRNNKRDQLIEAYSTNRSYFYFAVKENISSLAQRKAIQAKAAHEVKSLLKKYDSAIHWSFDEIVAQGQKREERYELLTVEFSYFNENESSTPTEKTNLLASWGIWAFFTLISTFYLFDWVIKESNHPVVVRWLQCKVSYTAYFFSTLGIYLFVMLLVDFLTYRIIETQFLWSQVLAIGVFRLCCAALALFVAVHMKITTSYYFITLIFSLLLALIGGSFIPMERLFAKWPLMSELSPIYALLQWDISLVWTVFIVLICMYVYRKESSRFA; encoded by the coding sequence TTGAAAACATTCCTTTTTACAAGAATGCTCCTGTTGAAAAGGCATTCGCTTTCTATTTTACTATGGCTATTCATGCCACTCATTTTAACGGTTGTGATTGTACACTGGGGGAATGCCGCTGCCCAGGATGCACAAATACCAATCGCTATTGTGGATGAAGATAATAGTGAGCTATCCCAAGCATTCATTCAGGAATTACAGCAAATCGATCTTTTAACAATTCAGTTGATGAGCAAGCAAAAAGCGCTCTATGCATTAGAGAAAAATCAGCTAGATAGCGTATTTATTATAAAGCGCAATTTTGAAAAACAATTGCGCAATAATAAACGAGATCAGTTGATTGAGGCATATTCGACGAATCGTTCGTATTTTTATTTTGCGGTCAAAGAAAATATTAGTTCTCTTGCACAGCGCAAGGCGATACAAGCAAAAGCGGCACATGAAGTGAAGAGCTTATTAAAAAAATATGACAGTGCTATTCACTGGTCATTCGATGAAATCGTGGCACAAGGACAAAAACGCGAGGAACGCTATGAATTATTGACAGTGGAATTTTCCTATTTTAATGAAAATGAATCTTCTACCCCTACCGAAAAAACCAATTTACTGGCTTCGTGGGGCATTTGGGCATTTTTTACGCTCATTTCAACCTTTTATTTATTCGATTGGGTTATTAAAGAATCGAATCACCCAGTTGTTGTGCGCTGGTTGCAATGTAAAGTTTCGTACACCGCCTATTTTTTCAGTACATTAGGGATTTATTTATTCGTTATGCTCCTTGTTGATTTTTTGACGTATCGAATAATTGAAACGCAATTTTTATGGTCGCAAGTTTTAGCTATTGGCGTTTTTCGATTGTGTTGTGCTGCACTCGCTCTATTCGTTGCTGTTCATATGAAAATAACGACGAGCTATTACTTTATTACACTAATCTTTTCATTATTGCTCGCACTAATTGGAGGCTCATTTATCCCAATGGAAAGACTTTTTGCGAAATGGCCTTTAATGAGTGAACTGAGTCCCATTTATGCATTATTACAATGGGATATATCTCTTGTTTGGACTGTTTTTATCGTATTAATATGCATGTATGTGTATCGAAAGGAGTCGAGCCGATTTGCTTGA
- a CDS encoding ABC transporter ATP-binding protein yields the protein MKNISKKYRNHEILQNVSMNITRGEVVGLVGQNGVGKSTFLQIVATAMSANSGDLLLDGLSYNGNLKAIRRQIGYVPQEVALWDQLTVRENMLFFSKLSWRKLSEEQCRAICVNMQLHEWDKQVSKLSGGMKRKLNIALSLIDDPQLLLLDEPTVGIDLKSKTEIARFLTQQAKEQQKMILYTSHDMEEITTYCDRVYIIGEDPFYYDYLQGKGIAIEKM from the coding sequence GTGAAAAACATATCAAAAAAATACCGCAATCATGAAATTTTGCAAAATGTTTCGATGAATATTACCCGTGGTGAAGTGGTCGGGCTTGTTGGACAAAATGGCGTAGGGAAATCGACCTTTTTGCAAATTGTTGCAACGGCGATGAGTGCCAATTCAGGTGATTTGCTGCTAGACGGCCTTTCTTATAATGGCAATTTAAAAGCGATACGCCGCCAAATTGGCTATGTTCCTCAAGAGGTTGCATTGTGGGATCAATTAACCGTTCGAGAAAATATGCTGTTCTTTTCAAAGTTAAGTTGGAGGAAATTATCTGAAGAACAATGTCGCGCAATTTGTGTAAATATGCAATTACATGAATGGGATAAGCAAGTTAGTAAGCTATCAGGCGGCATGAAACGCAAGCTTAATATCGCATTAAGCCTTATTGATGATCCGCAGCTTCTATTATTAGATGAGCCGACAGTTGGCATTGATTTAAAATCAAAAACAGAAATTGCTCGCTTCCTCACGCAGCAAGCAAAAGAACAGCAAAAAATGATTCTTTACACGTCTCATGATATGGAAGAAATTACGACATACTGTGACCGCGTTTATATAATAGGAGAGGACCCATTTTATTATGACTATTTACAGGGAAAAGGAATTGCTATCGAAAAAATGTGA